A DNA window from Gigantopelta aegis isolate Gae_Host chromosome 4, Gae_host_genome, whole genome shotgun sequence contains the following coding sequences:
- the LOC121370911 gene encoding serine/arginine-rich splicing factor 4-like isoform X1 — translation MQSKRPRDETDQNIKMGTRVFIGRLSYHAREKDVERFFRGYGRIRDVMLKNGYGFVEFEDYRDADDAVYELNGKDLCGERVVVEHARGPRGEDSFRDRDRGGYGRRRGGGGGGGGGGGGGGGGGGGGGGSGSRRNKYGPPTRTEYRIIVENLSSRVSWQDLKDYMRQAGEVTYADAHKKHRNEGVVEFATYSDMKNAYEKLDATEINGRKIKLIEDRPKRRSRSYSRSQSRSRSRSRSRRSRSRSRSRSRSRSSRSRSRSRSASRDKKETKDRSKSKSPVKQNSKSRSRSRSRSRSFSRSKSRSPVKDAVANGEEAQEHEKDD, via the exons CAAAATGGGTACACGTGTGTTTATTGGAAGACTTTCATACCATGCACGAGAAAAAGATGTAGAAAGATTTTTTCGAGGCTATGGAAGAATCAGGGATGTGATGCTAAAGAATGGATACGGATTTGTG GAATTTGAAGATTATAGAGATGCAGATGATGCAGTGTATGAGTTAAATGGAAAAGACCTTTGTGGAGAACG TGTGGTAGTTGAGCATGCTCGAGGACCAAGAGGAGAAGATTCTTTCCGAGACCGAGATAGGGGAGGTTATGGACGAAGGCGTGGAggaggaggtggtggtggtggtggtggtggtggagggggaggaggaggcGGAGGAGGAGGTGGTTCAGGATCAAGACGGAACAA GTATGGTCCTCCAACAAGAACAGAATATCGTATCATTGTTGAAAATTTATCATCTCGTGTCAGCTGGCAG GACTTGAAAGATTACATGCGACAAGCTGGAGAGGTTACTTACGCTGATGCCCACAAGAAACACAGAAATGAAGG AGTTGTTGAGTTTGCCACCTATTCGGATATGAAGAATGCCTATGAAAAGTTGGATGCCACTGAGATCAATGGAAGAAAAATCAAACTAATAGAAGACCGACCTAAAAGAAGAAG CCGATCGTACTCTCGTAGCCAGAGTCGCAGCCGATCTCGTTCTCGTAGCAGGAGATCTAGAAGTCGATCGCGAAGTCGCAGCAGAAGCCGAAGCAGTCGCAGTCGTAGTCGAAGCAGGAGTGCGTCACGAgacaagaaagaaacaaaagatagGTCAAAGAGCAAGTCGCCAGTAAAGCAGAACTCCAAATCACGATCAAGATCCCGATCTAGGTCTCGATCCTTCTCTCGTTCAAAGTCTCGCTCCCCAGTAAAAGATGCTGTTGCTAATGGGGAAGAAGCTCAGGAACATGAGAAAGACGATTGA
- the LOC121370911 gene encoding serine/arginine-rich splicing factor 4-like isoform X2, producing the protein MGTRVFIGRLSYHAREKDVERFFRGYGRIRDVMLKNGYGFVEFEDYRDADDAVYELNGKDLCGERVVVEHARGPRGEDSFRDRDRGGYGRRRGGGGGGGGGGGGGGGGGGGGGGSGSRRNKYGPPTRTEYRIIVENLSSRVSWQDLKDYMRQAGEVTYADAHKKHRNEGVVEFATYSDMKNAYEKLDATEINGRKIKLIEDRPKRRSRSYSRSQSRSRSRSRSRRSRSRSRSRSRSRSSRSRSRSRSASRDKKETKDRSKSKSPVKQNSKSRSRSRSRSRSFSRSKSRSPVKDAVANGEEAQEHEKDD; encoded by the exons ATGGGTACACGTGTGTTTATTGGAAGACTTTCATACCATGCACGAGAAAAAGATGTAGAAAGATTTTTTCGAGGCTATGGAAGAATCAGGGATGTGATGCTAAAGAATGGATACGGATTTGTG GAATTTGAAGATTATAGAGATGCAGATGATGCAGTGTATGAGTTAAATGGAAAAGACCTTTGTGGAGAACG TGTGGTAGTTGAGCATGCTCGAGGACCAAGAGGAGAAGATTCTTTCCGAGACCGAGATAGGGGAGGTTATGGACGAAGGCGTGGAggaggaggtggtggtggtggtggtggtggtggagggggaggaggaggcGGAGGAGGAGGTGGTTCAGGATCAAGACGGAACAA GTATGGTCCTCCAACAAGAACAGAATATCGTATCATTGTTGAAAATTTATCATCTCGTGTCAGCTGGCAG GACTTGAAAGATTACATGCGACAAGCTGGAGAGGTTACTTACGCTGATGCCCACAAGAAACACAGAAATGAAGG AGTTGTTGAGTTTGCCACCTATTCGGATATGAAGAATGCCTATGAAAAGTTGGATGCCACTGAGATCAATGGAAGAAAAATCAAACTAATAGAAGACCGACCTAAAAGAAGAAG CCGATCGTACTCTCGTAGCCAGAGTCGCAGCCGATCTCGTTCTCGTAGCAGGAGATCTAGAAGTCGATCGCGAAGTCGCAGCAGAAGCCGAAGCAGTCGCAGTCGTAGTCGAAGCAGGAGTGCGTCACGAgacaagaaagaaacaaaagatagGTCAAAGAGCAAGTCGCCAGTAAAGCAGAACTCCAAATCACGATCAAGATCCCGATCTAGGTCTCGATCCTTCTCTCGTTCAAAGTCTCGCTCCCCAGTAAAAGATGCTGTTGCTAATGGGGAAGAAGCTCAGGAACATGAGAAAGACGATTGA